The Daucus carota subsp. sativus chromosome 7, DH1 v3.0, whole genome shotgun sequence genome window below encodes:
- the LOC108196074 gene encoding YTH domain-containing protein ECT2: MATVCAPAEKAADLMQKLSLDPQAKTENSQSPKKPIVDSGNVPNGQIQSSDRSLTPLLPDPMDPTMWYANGYAPYYYGGYDGTGNGWDDYSNYLKPDGVDMSHGVYGGYGYAPYGPYSPAGTPVPTLGHDGQLYAAQQYQYPASYFQPAAAPAKGDISTAAPADQPILSIETPSGKSNGIANGGGVKGNKGSTALKPTYQNSSYMSSSYNANNSNGTGVFPGGVPASGYVYDASRSSVPWFDGSLYSNGKTGPLSSTSLNQYTSNGNGVPVSKNRNARPHHQFTGYNNPRPLSGLNSGNGYVNRMYSNKLYNQNGISYRSGFYGSNVFDSRTMESGWFSVDNKYKPRGRGNGSANYGNGNVDGLNELNRGPRAKSFKNQKGAVPAAVAVNGQDNLVTGTNGSTEDSRVDKENGQYNRADFPITYADAKFFIIKSYSEDDVHKSVKYNVWSSTQNGNKKLDAAYHEAQQNSGHCPVFLLFSVNTSGQFLGVAEMSGPVDFDKNLEYWQQDKWVGCFPVKWHIVKDVPNSVLKHITLENNENKPVTNSRDTQEVKLEQGLQLLKIFQDYTSERTLLDDFDFYEERQKRIQDRKSKQQLIQKQLVEGKPTDEATKEGSNVEVTTEKSVDVPSNLTKSSTRSVFAIGDAKVENVAAVEAQEVSKPVTVTAKELVSNGVANGC; encoded by the exons ATGGCTACTGTGTGCGCTCCTGCGGAGA AAGCTGCAGATTTGATGCAGAAGCTATCATTGGATCCTCAAGCTAAGACGGAAAATTCACAGTCCCCTAAGAAG CCTATTGTAGATTCAGGTAATGTGCCGAATGGTCAGATTCAATCATCTGATCGGTCTCTGACACCGTTGTTACCTGATCCGATGGATCCAACAATGTGGTATGCCAATGGTTATGCTCCATATTATTATGGAG GGTATGATGGGACTGGTAATGGGTGGGATGATTACTCTAATTACTTGAAGCCGGATGGAGTCGATATGTCGCAT GGGGTGTACGGTGGTTATGGTTATGCACCCTATGGTCCTTATTCACCTGCGGGTACGCCTGTTCCTACACTTGGCCATGATGGTCAGCTTTATGCAGCTCAGCAGTACCAGTACCCGGCCTCTTATTTTCAGCCTGCAGCTGCCCCTGCAAAAGGTGATATTTCAACTGCTGCACCCGCCGACCAACCAATTTTGTCTATTGAAACTCCTAGTGGGAAGTCTAATGGCATTGCAAATGGCGGTGGTGTAAAAGGAAACAAAGGTTCAACAGCATTGAAACCGACATATCAGAATTCATCTTATATGAGCTCATCTTATAATGCAAATAACTCCAATGGAACGGGTGTGTTCCCAGGAGGAGTTCCAGCTTCTGGATATGTTTATGATGCCTCACGATCTTCTGTTCCTTGGTTTGATGGTTCACTCTACTCCAATGGAAAGACCGGTCCATTGAGTAGCACTTCCCTTAACCAATATACGTCCAATGGGAATGGTGTACCAGTGTCTAAGAATCGGAATGCTCGTCCTCATCACCAGTTCACG GGGTATAACAATCCAAGGCCATTATCTGGTCTTAATTCAGGGAATGGCTATGTGAACAGGATGTATTCAAACAAGTTGTACAACCAGAATGGTATCTCTTACAGATCTGGTTTTTATGGGTCTAATGTTTTTGATTCCCGGACTATGGAAAGTGGGTGGTTCTCTGTTGATAACAAGTACAAACCCAGGGGACGAGGCAATGGTTCTGCGAATTACGGAAATGGGAATGTTGACGGATTAAATGAACTGAACAGGGGCCCAAGAGCAAAGAGCTTTAAGAATCAAAAAGGTGCTGTTCCTGCTGCTGTAGCTGTAAACGGACAGGACAACCTTGTCACTGGGACTAATGGAAGTACTGAGGACAGTAGGGTGGATAAAGAGAACGGACAATACAACAGAGCTGATTTTCCTATAACATATGCTGATGCCAagttttttattataaagtCTTACAGTGAAGACGATGTTCATAAGAGTGTCAAGTACAATGTGTGGTCAAGTACACAAAATGGAAACAAGAAGCTTGATGCAGCGTACCATGAAGCGCAGCAGAATTCTGGCCACTGCCCCGTCTTTCTGCTTTTCTCG GTTAATACTAGTGGACAATTTCTTGGTGTTGCGGAGATGTCAGGGCCAGTTGATTTTGACAAGAATCTTGAGTATTGGCAACAAGACAAGTGGGTTGGCTGTTTCCCCGTAAAGTGGCACATTGTGAAGGATGTGCCTAACAGTGTGTTGAAGCACATTACCCTTGAGAACAATGAGAACAAACCTGTAACCAACAGCAGGGATACCCAAGAG GTAAAATTGGAGCAGGGACTTCAATTGCTCAAAATATTTCAGGATTATACTAGTGAACGAACCCTGCTGGATGATTTTGATTTCTACGAGGAGCGTCAAAAGAGGATCCAGGATAGAAAATCTAAGCAACAGTTGATTCAGAAACAG TTGGTGGAAGGAAAGCCTACTGATGAAGCTACCAAAGAGGGCTCAAATGTAGAAGTGACAACTGAAAAGTCGGTAGATGTTCCTTCAAACTTAACAAAAAGTTCTACCCGGTCTGTTTTTGCTATTGGGGATGCAAAGGTTGAAAATGTTGCAGCTGTTGAAGCTCAAGAGGTTAGTAAACCAGTAACAGTGACAGCGAAGGAATTGGTGTCTAATGGGGTTGCCAACGGTTGCTAA